A genomic segment from Lignipirellula cremea encodes:
- a CDS encoding SDR family NAD(P)-dependent oxidoreductase — MNNTTGKLAGKTALVTGGGRGIGLGCALELAGQGARIFLNDRPGSPELAGAVEQVRERGGECQGVEADVFTREGCEQLVAAVDRIDILVSNPAFSRRGDFVDYPTDLFEKTLQGTLLSGFHLGQLTARRMIQQGGGGKMVFISSVHGQLPLARAIAYNAAKAGLDHMVQSMAVELMAHRINVNAIAPGWIDTPGERATFPAELIESEGKLLPWGRLGLPAEIGKTALFLVSDDASYITGVILPVDGGFRFRDCLPSALPKPADY, encoded by the coding sequence ATGAACAACACAACTGGAAAACTGGCCGGCAAGACGGCGCTGGTCACCGGCGGCGGCCGCGGCATTGGACTCGGCTGCGCGCTGGAACTGGCGGGACAGGGAGCGCGGATCTTTTTGAACGATCGACCCGGCAGCCCGGAACTGGCCGGCGCGGTCGAGCAGGTTCGCGAACGGGGCGGCGAATGCCAGGGAGTGGAAGCCGACGTGTTCACCCGGGAAGGCTGTGAGCAGCTGGTGGCTGCGGTCGACCGGATCGATATTCTGGTCAGCAATCCGGCGTTCAGCCGGCGGGGGGACTTTGTCGATTACCCCACCGACCTGTTTGAGAAAACGCTGCAGGGGACGCTGCTCAGCGGTTTTCACCTGGGCCAGCTGACCGCTCGTCGGATGATCCAGCAGGGCGGCGGCGGTAAAATGGTGTTCATCTCCAGCGTGCATGGGCAACTCCCGCTCGCCAGGGCGATCGCCTACAACGCGGCCAAAGCGGGACTCGATCACATGGTGCAGTCGATGGCGGTGGAGCTGATGGCTCACCGGATCAACGTCAACGCGATCGCGCCCGGCTGGATCGACACGCCGGGCGAACGGGCCACCTTTCCGGCCGAGCTGATCGAGTCGGAAGGGAAGCTGCTCCCCTGGGGCCGGCTGGGTCTGCCGGCTGAGATCGGCAAGACGGCCCTGTTTTTGGTATCGGACGACGCCTCGTACATCACCGGCGTGATCCTGCCAGTTGACGGCGGCTTCCGCTTCCGCGACTGCCTGCCTTCGGCCCTGCCCAAACCGGCGGATTATTGA